The Klebsiella sp. RHBSTW-00484 genome includes a window with the following:
- the fucU gene encoding L-fucose mutarotase: MLKTISPLISPELLKVLAEMGHGDEIIFSDAHFPAHSMGPQVIRADGLLVSDLLQAIIPLFELDSYAPPLVMMAAVEGDTLDPQVETRYRDALSGPASCPDITRIDRFAFYERAQKAFAIVITGERAKYGNILLKKGVTP, from the coding sequence ATGCTAAAGACTATTTCACCGTTAATCTCTCCAGAACTGCTGAAAGTGCTGGCGGAAATGGGACATGGGGATGAGATCATTTTTTCCGATGCCCACTTCCCGGCACACAGCATGGGGCCGCAGGTGATTCGCGCCGACGGGCTGTTAGTTAGCGATCTGTTGCAAGCCATTATTCCGTTATTTGAACTCGACAGCTACGCCCCGCCGCTGGTGATGATGGCTGCGGTAGAAGGCGATACGCTCGACCCGCAGGTTGAAACGCGCTATCGCGATGCGCTTTCAGGCCCCGCATCCTGCCCGGATATCACCCGCATCGACCGCTTTGCCTTCTACGAGCGGGCGCAAAAAGCCTTTGCGATCGTTATCACAGGTGAGCGTGCCAAGTACGGGAATATTCTTTTAAAAAAAGGGGTAACGCCGTAA
- the fucK gene encoding L-fuculokinase, translating to MKQDVILVLDCGATNVRAIAVDRQGKIIARAATANASDIAVENSAWHQWSLEAIVQRFAQCCRLIRSELSSCRVRGITVTTFGVDGALVDEHGELLYPVISWKCPRTAAVMESISRFMPPQQLQQISGVGAFSFNTLYKLIWLKENHPQLLEQAHAWLFISSLINHRLTGEFTTDITMAGTSQMLDIHQRDFSPEILQATGLPRRLFPRLVEAGEKIGTLQSDAANLLGLPAGIPVISAGHDTQFALFGAGAEQDEPVLSSGTWEILMVRSAQVNTPLLSHYAGSTCELDSQVDLYNPGMQWLASGVLEWVRKLLWTSETPWQTLIDEARVIPEGAEGVKMQCDLLACQNAGWQGVTLNTTRGHFYRAALEGLTEQLARNLQTLQKIGHFKATELLLVGGGSRNALWNQIKANMLDIPIKVLDDAETTVAGAAMFGWYGVGEFTSPEQARAQVSYEYRYFYPQTEPELIEGI from the coding sequence ATGAAACAAGACGTCATCCTGGTCCTCGACTGCGGCGCCACCAACGTACGGGCGATTGCCGTTGACCGACAAGGGAAAATTATTGCCCGTGCCGCCACCGCAAACGCCAGCGATATTGCCGTGGAGAACAGCGCCTGGCACCAGTGGTCGCTGGAGGCCATTGTGCAACGCTTCGCACAGTGCTGTCGGCTGATTCGCAGCGAGCTGTCCTCCTGTCGGGTTCGCGGCATCACGGTCACCACCTTCGGCGTCGATGGCGCGCTGGTTGATGAACACGGCGAGCTGCTCTATCCGGTGATCAGTTGGAAATGCCCGCGCACCGCAGCGGTAATGGAAAGCATCAGCCGTTTTATGCCCCCGCAACAGCTCCAGCAAATCTCCGGCGTCGGCGCGTTTAGCTTCAACACCTTGTACAAGCTGATATGGCTGAAAGAGAACCACCCGCAGTTGCTGGAGCAGGCCCACGCCTGGCTGTTTATTTCCTCGCTCATCAACCACCGACTGACCGGGGAATTCACCACCGATATCACTATGGCGGGCACCAGCCAGATGCTGGACATCCACCAGCGGGATTTCAGCCCGGAAATCTTACAAGCCACCGGCCTGCCGCGCCGCCTCTTTCCCCGCCTGGTCGAAGCGGGCGAGAAAATAGGCACGTTGCAATCTGATGCCGCGAACTTACTGGGCTTACCCGCAGGTATTCCAGTTATCTCCGCCGGACACGACACGCAGTTTGCGCTGTTTGGCGCGGGCGCAGAGCAGGATGAACCGGTACTCTCATCCGGCACCTGGGAAATACTGATGGTGCGCAGCGCCCAGGTCAACACGCCGCTGCTTAGCCACTATGCAGGTTCCACCTGCGAGCTGGATAGCCAGGTAGATCTCTATAATCCCGGCATGCAATGGCTGGCTTCCGGCGTGCTCGAATGGGTGCGCAAGCTGCTGTGGACGTCGGAAACGCCGTGGCAGACGCTGATTGATGAGGCACGGGTTATTCCTGAGGGTGCTGAAGGTGTGAAGATGCAGTGCGACCTGCTCGCCTGCCAAAACGCGGGCTGGCAGGGCGTCACGCTCAACACCACTCGCGGTCATTTCTATCGCGCTGCGCTGGAAGGGTTAACGGAACAGCTTGCGCGCAACCTGCAAACGCTACAAAAAATTGGCCACTTTAAAGCGACCGAACTGCTGCTGGTTGGCGGCGGCAGCCGTAACGCACTGTGGAATCAGATCAAAGCCAATATGCTCGATATTCCGATTAAGGTGCTGGATGATGCCGAAACCACCGTGGCCGGAGCTGCAATGTTCGGCTGGTACGGCGTCGGTGAATTTACCAGCCCGGAACAGGCCAGAGCACAGGTGAGCTACGAATACCGTTATTTTTATCCGCAAACCGAACCCGAACTGATTGAGGGAATTTGA
- the fucI gene encoding L-fucose isomerase, with the protein MKKISLPKIGIRPVIDGRRMGVRESLEEQTMNMAKATAALITEKLRHACGAQIECVIADSCIAGMAESAACEEKFSSHNVGVTITVTPCWCYGSETIDMDPLRPKAIWGFNGTERPGAVYLAAALAAHSQKGIPAFSIYGHDVQDADDTSIPADVEEKLLRFARAGLAVASMKGKSYLSVGGVSMGIAGSIVDHNFFESWLGMKVQAVDMTELRRRIDQKIYDEAELEMALAWADKNFRYGEDQNAQQYKRNEEQSRAVLKESLLMAMCIRDMMQGNKKLAEKGLVEESLGYNAIAAGFQGQRHWTDQYPNGDTAEALLNSSFDWNGVREPFVVATENDSLNGVAMLMGHQLTGTAQVFADVRTYWSPDAVERVTGKPLTGLAEHGIIHLINSGSAALDGSCKQRDGNGKPTMKPHWEISQKEADDCLAATEWCPAIHEYFRGGGFSSRFLTEGGVPFTMTRVNIIKGIGPVLQIAEGWSVELPKEMHDQLDARTNSTWPTTWFAPRLTGKGPFSDVYSVMANWGANHGVLTIGHVGADFITLASMLRIPVCMHNVEEAKIYRPSTWSAHGMDTEGQDYRACQNYGPLYKR; encoded by the coding sequence ATGAAAAAAATCAGCTTACCGAAAATTGGTATTCGCCCGGTGATTGATGGACGTCGCATGGGAGTGCGCGAGTCGCTGGAAGAGCAAACCATGAATATGGCGAAAGCCACCGCCGCGCTTATCACCGAGAAACTCCGCCACGCCTGCGGCGCACAAATTGAATGCGTGATCGCCGATAGCTGTATCGCGGGAATGGCCGAATCCGCCGCCTGTGAAGAGAAATTCAGCAGCCACAACGTTGGCGTCACCATTACCGTCACTCCGTGCTGGTGCTACGGCAGCGAGACGATCGACATGGACCCTCTGCGCCCGAAAGCCATCTGGGGCTTTAACGGCACCGAGCGCCCAGGCGCGGTGTATCTTGCCGCCGCACTAGCAGCGCACAGCCAGAAAGGCATTCCGGCATTCTCCATTTACGGCCATGACGTGCAGGATGCCGATGACACCTCCATTCCGGCAGATGTCGAAGAAAAACTGCTGCGCTTTGCCCGCGCCGGTTTAGCGGTCGCCAGCATGAAAGGCAAAAGCTATCTTTCCGTCGGCGGCGTGTCGATGGGGATAGCCGGTTCCATTGTCGATCACAACTTCTTCGAATCCTGGCTGGGCATGAAGGTGCAGGCGGTGGATATGACCGAACTGCGCCGCCGTATCGATCAGAAAATCTATGACGAAGCCGAGCTGGAGATGGCGCTGGCGTGGGCGGACAAAAACTTCCGCTATGGCGAAGACCAGAACGCGCAGCAGTATAAGCGTAATGAAGAGCAGAGCCGCGCGGTGCTCAAAGAGAGCCTGCTGATGGCGATGTGCATCCGCGACATGATGCAGGGCAACAAGAAGCTGGCGGAAAAAGGGCTGGTGGAAGAGTCGCTGGGCTATAACGCCATTGCCGCCGGCTTCCAGGGCCAGCGTCACTGGACCGATCAATACCCTAACGGCGATACCGCCGAAGCCCTGCTGAACAGCTCTTTTGACTGGAATGGAGTGCGTGAACCCTTTGTCGTCGCCACCGAAAACGACAGCCTGAACGGCGTTGCCATGCTGATGGGGCATCAGTTAACCGGCACCGCCCAGGTGTTCGCTGACGTCCGTACCTACTGGTCGCCAGACGCCGTTGAACGCGTCACCGGTAAACCGCTCACCGGCCTCGCCGAGCACGGCATCATCCACCTGATTAACTCCGGCTCTGCGGCGCTGGATGGCTCCTGCAAACAGCGTGATGGCAACGGCAAACCAACGATGAAACCGCACTGGGAGATCAGCCAGAAAGAAGCCGACGACTGCCTGGCTGCCACCGAGTGGTGCCCGGCGATTCATGAATATTTCCGCGGCGGCGGCTTCTCTTCCCGCTTCCTGACCGAAGGCGGCGTGCCGTTCACTATGACCCGCGTGAATATCATCAAAGGCATTGGTCCGGTACTGCAAATCGCCGAAGGCTGGAGCGTTGAGCTGCCGAAAGAGATGCACGACCAGCTTGATGCCCGCACCAACTCCACCTGGCCTACCACGTGGTTTGCACCGCGCCTGACCGGTAAAGGCCCGTTCTCCGACGTCTATTCAGTGATGGCAAACTGGGGCGCTAACCACGGCGTGCTGACCATCGGCCACGTCGGCGCCGACTTTATCACCCTGGCTTCTATGCTGCGCATTCCGGTGTGCATGCATAACGTCGAAGAGGCGAAAATTTATCGCCCTTCCACCTGGTCTGCGCACGGCATGGACACAGAAGGTCAGGATTACCGCGCCTGCCAGAACTATGGCCCGCTGTATAAACGTTAA
- the fucP gene encoding L-fucose:H+ symporter permease, whose protein sequence is MGNTTIQTQSFRAVDTGKSKRYIIPFALLCSLFFLWAVANNLNDILLPQFQQAFTLTNFQAGLIQSAFYFGYFVIPIPAGILMKKLSYKAGIITGLFLYALGAALFWPAAEVMNYTLFLIGLFIIAAGLGCLETAANPFVTVLGPESGGHFRLNLAQTFNSFGAIIAVVFGQSLILSNVPHQSQEVLDKMAPEQLSAYKHSLVLSVQTPYMIIVAVVLLVALLIMFTKFPALQSDDHSDVGQSSFSASFSRLVRIRHWRWAVLAQFCYVGAQTACWSYLIRYAIEEIPGMTPGFAANYLTGTMVCFFIGRFTGTWLVSRFAPHKVLAAYALLAMILCLISAFTGGQIGLLALTLCSAFMSIQYPTIFSLGIKNLGQDTKYGSSFIVMTIIGGGIVTPVMGFVSDAAGSITTAELIPALCFAIIFIFARFRSQTAANYTQNNSSCLKAARE, encoded by the coding sequence ATGGGAAACACAACAATACAAACGCAGAGTTTTCGTGCGGTAGATACAGGGAAAAGCAAGCGCTACATTATTCCCTTCGCCTTACTGTGCTCGTTATTTTTCCTTTGGGCGGTCGCCAACAACCTGAATGACATCTTATTACCCCAATTTCAACAAGCTTTTACGCTAACTAATTTTCAGGCCGGACTAATCCAATCCGCTTTTTATTTTGGTTACTTCGTCATTCCTATCCCTGCCGGGATATTGATGAAAAAATTAAGTTACAAAGCAGGAATTATTACCGGATTATTCTTATATGCTTTAGGTGCAGCATTATTCTGGCCAGCCGCCGAAGTGATGAACTACACCTTATTCCTGATTGGATTATTTATTATCGCCGCAGGTTTAGGTTGTCTGGAAACGGCGGCGAATCCTTTTGTTACCGTTTTAGGGCCAGAAAGTGGTGGACACTTCCGACTTAATCTGGCGCAAACTTTTAACTCTTTTGGTGCCATTATCGCCGTCGTCTTTGGGCAAAGTCTTATTTTGTCTAACGTGCCGCATCAATCTCAGGAAGTGCTCGATAAAATGGCGCCCGAACAGCTCAGCGCCTATAAGCACAGCCTGGTGTTATCGGTACAAACCCCTTATATGATCATCGTCGCGGTCGTCTTACTGGTCGCTCTGCTGATTATGTTTACCAAATTCCCAGCCCTGCAAAGTGATGATCATAGTGATGTCGGACAGAGTTCATTTTCAGCCTCCTTTTCCCGCCTGGTGCGCATTCGCCACTGGCGCTGGGCGGTGCTGGCGCAGTTCTGCTACGTCGGCGCGCAAACCGCCTGCTGGAGCTATCTGATTCGCTACGCTATCGAAGAGATCCCCGGCATGACCCCAGGCTTTGCCGCCAACTATCTGACCGGCACCATGGTGTGCTTCTTTATCGGTCGCTTCACCGGCACCTGGCTTGTCAGCCGCTTCGCGCCGCATAAAGTCCTGGCAGCCTACGCCCTGCTTGCCATGATCCTGTGCCTGATTTCAGCCTTCACGGGCGGCCAAATCGGCCTGTTGGCCCTGACGCTGTGCAGCGCATTTATGTCGATTCAGTATCCGACCATCTTCTCGCTGGGTATTAAAAATCTGGGACAGGACACCAAATACGGCTCCTCTTTCATCGTCATGACCATCATTGGCGGCGGCATCGTTACCCCGGTCATGGGTTTTGTCAGCGACGCCGCAGGCAGTATTACGACCGCAGAGCTCATTCCGGCACTTTGCTTTGCCATCATCTTCATCTTTGCCCGTTTCCGTTCACAAACGGCAGCTAACTATACCCAAAATAATTCGAGTTGCTTAAAGGCGGCAAGGGAGTGA